One Setaria viridis chromosome 3, Setaria_viridis_v4.0, whole genome shotgun sequence DNA window includes the following coding sequences:
- the LOC117850665 gene encoding cysteine proteinase inhibitor 3: MLAATMTPRRASLSAAVLLLASAAAVSGFHLGGDESGLVQGVLAALRERAEAEEAARFAVAHHNKNQGSALEFTRVLKSKRQVVTGTLHDLVLEAADAGKKSLYRAKVWVKPWEDFKSVVEFRLVGDSDAESESSLASDESSRQAIAKVSLEADIVQEEARLHTIENEGLSRDFTSSS; this comes from the exons ATGCTAGCTGCCACGATGACGCCTCGCcgcgcctccctctccgccgccgtgctcctctTGGCCTCCGCCGCTGCGGTCTCCGGGTTCCACCTCGGCGGGGACGAGAGCGGCCTCGTGCAGGgcgtgctcgccgcgctccgcgaGCGGGCCGAGGCCGAGGAAGCCGCGCGCTTCGCCGTCGCCCACCACAACAAGAACCAG GGTTCTGCTTTGGAGTTTACAAGGGTGCTGAAATCGAAGCGGCAGGTCGTGACTGGGACTCTGCATGACCTGGTATTGGAGGCAGCTGATGCTGGAAAGAAGAGTCTGTACAGAGCAAAGGTTTGGGTGAAGCCATGGGAAGATTTCAAGTCAGTTGTCGAGTTTCGCCTTGTTGGAGACTCTGATGCCGAATCCGAGTCTTCCCTTGCTTCTGATGAAAGCTCCCGTCAAG CTATTGCCAAGGTCTCTCTTGAAGCTGACATCGTACAAGAAGAGGCTCGCCTGCACACCATTGAGAATGAAGGACTTTCCAGGGACTTCACATCGTCCTCTTAG
- the LOC117846962 gene encoding uncharacterized protein, with protein sequence MGDHKEVFRSLQELFPQVDHRILKAIAIEHHKDVDSAVVAVHDEVMPSMTDSAGALSADHDVLPSFAGSVGNVFANHSTHEVGSSSSAGHDIRVNEVDGSVHSGQDTSSVEVTSGSQENIDSELHEGRLTSIHGMSEQLDQHSDPIPNGNQHDLIPNLDAVSSNTRPERKLANSDTEVGYGVLSSACFSQLSTGANCGDSISSEAPQLHDQDSSNIPVGDCFPQKNSLKMFSGYEDINFDDDLFFSDLLAFSSNDQVSSGILITGKDSFSPVLDVPSPDKEGSSTGTSGVIEQKNTSNSGTDCDKQLSGDILENDDILLSSKTDMLPDLNLNHFASTSSTHSSHSVSIECLEDCIADARSNKNDLLPSLELVTKMIEDVELLEEKAKVAKHESSVAGTGILTKVEELKEMLTHAKEANDMHASEVCGEKAILTTEARELQSRLQRLSDERNKNLVIIEEIRQTLDERLVAAQQEIVEAEKEKIEKEAAAQALLDEQEKMMNSIVEESRRLQKEAEENLKLKEFLVERGQIVDMLQGEIAVICEDVSLLKRVVDERLSLSKLQRSTMSSLSSSLHSSLHKSCSSSDRTTEAVESPDKHTVPVAASPVARDLDDNPSTVEVSDGNDTTDEGICKRVDSSEDADGWEIC encoded by the exons ATGGGTGATCACAAGGAGGTCTTCCGCTCCCTGCAAGAACTCTTCCCTCAG GTTGATCATCGTATACTGAAGGCTATCGCCATTGAGCACCATAAAGATGTTGATTCTGCGGTGGTTGCTGTCCATGATGAGGTCATGCCGTCCATGACCGATTCGGCTGGAGCTTTGTCAGCTGATCATGATGTCTTGCCATCTTTCGCTGGTTCTGTTGGGAATGTGTTTGCTAATCACAGCACGCATGAAGTGGGAAGTTCATCATCTGCCG GACATGATATACGTGTCAATGAGGTTGATGGAAGTGTTCACTCTGGACAAGACACTTCTTCCGTGGAGGTCACAAGTGGCTCGCAAGAAAACATAGACAGTGAACTACATGAGGGGAGACTTACATCAATCCATGGGATGAGTGAACAACTAGATCAACATTCTGATCCTATCCCAAATGGTAATCAACATGATTTGATTCCCAACCTTGATGCGGTATCTTCAAATACTAGGCCAGAGAGAAAGTTGGCTAACTCAGATACTGAAGTTGGATATGGTGTATTATCTAGTGCATGTTTTTCTCAACTATCGACAGGGGCAAACTGTGGTGACAGCATAAGTAGTGAAGCTCCACAGCTCCACGATCAAGATTCTAGTAACATTCCAGTTGGGGATTGCTTTCCCCAGAAAAATTCGTTGAAGATGTTTAGTGGTTACGAGGACATAAattttgatgatgatttgtTCTTTTCGGACCTTTTGGCCTTTTCTTCTAATGATCAAGTATCTTCTGGAATTCTGATTACTGGAAAGGATTCGTTTTCACCCGTGCTGGATGTTCCCAGTCCAGATAAAGAAGGATCCTCTACTGGGACTTCTGGAGTTATAGAACAGAAGAATACCAGCAATTCTGGCACTGACTGTGACAAGCAGCTTTCAGGGGATATACTTGAGAATGATGACATTCTCTTGTCTTCTAAGACGGATATGCTTCCCGATCTTAATTTGAATCACTTTGCTTCTACATCTTCAACTCATTCAAGCCATTCTGTTAGTATTGAGTGTCTTgaggattgtattgctgatgcCAGAAGCAATAAG AATGATCTGTTACCTTCTCTGGAGTTGGTTACAAAAATGATAGAGGATGTTGAGCTTCTTGAAGAAAAGGCTAAAGTAGCAAAGCATGAGTCATCTGTTGCTGGGACAGGCATTCTGACAAAAGTTGAGGAGCTTAAAGAAATGCTAACTCATGCAAAGGAAGCAAATGATATG CATGCTAGTGAGGTTTGTGGCGAGAAAGCTATTTTAACCACAGAGGCACGTGAGCTTCAATCACGACTTCAGAGGCTTTCAGATGAGAGGAATAAAAATCTGGTGATAATTGAAGAG ATACGCCAAACCCTTGATGAAAGATTGGTTGCTGCACAACAAGAAATTGTGGAAGCTGAGAAAGAAAAGATTGAAAAAGAGGCTGCTGCTCAGGCACTACTTGATGAACAAGAAAAGATGATGAATTCTATTGTTGAGGAATCGAGAAGGTTGCAAAAAGAAGCAGAGGAGAACTTGAAG TTGAAGGAATTCTTGGTTGAGCGGGGCCAAATTGTTGATATGCTGCA AGGTGAGATTGCTGTTATCTGTGAGGATGTCTCACTACTCAAGCGAGTGGTGGACGAGCGCCTATCATTGAGCAAGCTGCAGCGTTCCACGATGTCAAGCCTCTCTTCTTCATTGCATTCCTCTCTTCACAAGAGTTGTAGTTCCTCAGATAGGACTACTGAAGCAGTCGAGTCTCCAGATAAGCACACTGTCCCAGTAGCTGCAAGTCCAGTGGCTAGAGATCTGGATGACAACCCAAGCACCGTGGAAGTTTCGGATGGCAATGACACTACCGATGAAGGCATTTGCAAGCGAGTGGATTCCAGCGAGGACGCCGATGGCTGGGAGATTTGCTGA